One Carassius auratus strain Wakin chromosome 16, ASM336829v1, whole genome shotgun sequence genomic window carries:
- the ldlrad4b gene encoding low-density lipoprotein receptor class A domain-containing protein 4b isoform X1 yields the protein MQEADLPATNAFTECRFQCTNGRCLNLGSQVCDQLNHCGDNSDEEHCPISTQHPASAIFSSELEFVQIVIIIVVMTVMVVVVVCLLNHYKLATWSFLSRASQAQSQDLSLQPEGSLWPSDNGLRQGASEVVYAPQPRDRFTAPTFMQHNRFRRFQPTYPYLQQEIDLPPTISLSDGEEPPPYQGPCTLQLRDPEQQLELNRESVRAPPNRTIFDSDLIDMHSSGGGGGPRPPSSNSGISATSSSTHGRMEGPPPAYSQVIGQQSGIVLYLHQHSNNPPIPVTVQTPPRGRTDLNSPESTIALSKDRQREELV from the exons ATGCAGGAGGCTGACCTACCGGCCACCAATGCTTTCACAG AGTGCAGATTCCAGTGCACTAACGGCAGATGTCTGAACCTGGGCTCGCAGGTCTGTGATCAGCTCAACCACTGTGGAGACAACAGTGATGAGGAGCACTGCCCCATCTCCACCCAGCATCCTGCATCTGCCATCTTCAGCT CTGAACTGGAGTTTGTGCAGATCGTGATCATAATCGTCGTGATGACTGTGATGGTCGTGGTGGTCGTGTGTCTGCTCAACCACTACAAACTCGCCACATGGTCGTTCCTGAGCCGGGCGAGTCAGGCACAGAGTCAGGATCTCTCTCTGCAGCCG GAGGGTTCTCTGTGGCCATCAGATAATGGGCTGAGACAAGGAGCATCTGAG GTGGTGTATGCTCCTCAGCCAAGGGACCGCTTCACCGCTCCCACTTTCATGCAGCACAACCGCTTCAGACGTTTCCAGCCTACCTACCCATACCTGCAGCAAGAGATCGATCTGCCGCCCACCATCTCTCTGTCAGATGGAGAGGAGCCACCGCCGTACCAGGGCCCCTGCACACTGCAGCTGAGAGACCCCGAACAGCAGCTCGAACTCAACCGAGAGTCGGTACGCGCTCCGCCTAACCGGACCATCTTCGACAGCGACCTCATTGACATGCACAGTTCCGGTGGTGGCGGTGGGCCGCGGCCTCCCAGTAGCAACTCTGGGATCAGTGCGACCAGCTCCAGTACCCATGGACGCATGGAGGGCCCTCCGCCTGCTTACAGTCAAGTAATTGGGCAGCAGTCGGGCATCGTACTTTATCTCCACCAGCACAGCAATAACCCGCCCATCCCCGTCACTGTGCAGACTCCGCCCAGGGGGCGGACAGATTTAAACAGCCCAGAGAGCACAATAGCGCTGAGTAAAGACCGACAGAGGGAGGAGCTAGTTTGA
- the ldlrad4b gene encoding low-density lipoprotein receptor class A domain-containing protein 4b isoform X2, whose protein sequence is MRNLTAPDGSNITCGSQLQGMEISELEFVQIVIIIVVMTVMVVVVVCLLNHYKLATWSFLSRASQAQSQDLSLQPEGSLWPSDNGLRQGASEVVYAPQPRDRFTAPTFMQHNRFRRFQPTYPYLQQEIDLPPTISLSDGEEPPPYQGPCTLQLRDPEQQLELNRESVRAPPNRTIFDSDLIDMHSSGGGGGPRPPSSNSGISATSSSTHGRMEGPPPAYSQVIGQQSGIVLYLHQHSNNPPIPVTVQTPPRGRTDLNSPESTIALSKDRQREELV, encoded by the exons ATGCGAAACCTCACCGCACCGGATGGCTCCAACATCACATGCGGATCCCAACTCCAGGGAATGGAGATTT CTGAACTGGAGTTTGTGCAGATCGTGATCATAATCGTCGTGATGACTGTGATGGTCGTGGTGGTCGTGTGTCTGCTCAACCACTACAAACTCGCCACATGGTCGTTCCTGAGCCGGGCGAGTCAGGCACAGAGTCAGGATCTCTCTCTGCAGCCG GAGGGTTCTCTGTGGCCATCAGATAATGGGCTGAGACAAGGAGCATCTGAG GTGGTGTATGCTCCTCAGCCAAGGGACCGCTTCACCGCTCCCACTTTCATGCAGCACAACCGCTTCAGACGTTTCCAGCCTACCTACCCATACCTGCAGCAAGAGATCGATCTGCCGCCCACCATCTCTCTGTCAGATGGAGAGGAGCCACCGCCGTACCAGGGCCCCTGCACACTGCAGCTGAGAGACCCCGAACAGCAGCTCGAACTCAACCGAGAGTCGGTACGCGCTCCGCCTAACCGGACCATCTTCGACAGCGACCTCATTGACATGCACAGTTCCGGTGGTGGCGGTGGGCCGCGGCCTCCCAGTAGCAACTCTGGGATCAGTGCGACCAGCTCCAGTACCCATGGACGCATGGAGGGCCCTCCGCCTGCTTACAGTCAAGTAATTGGGCAGCAGTCGGGCATCGTACTTTATCTCCACCAGCACAGCAATAACCCGCCCATCCCCGTCACTGTGCAGACTCCGCCCAGGGGGCGGACAGATTTAAACAGCCCAGAGAGCACAATAGCGCTGAGTAAAGACCGACAGAGGGAGGAGCTAGTTTGA